From the Helianthus annuus cultivar XRQ/B chromosome 17, HanXRQr2.0-SUNRISE, whole genome shotgun sequence genome, the window GAAATATtgatagtacctcttcaagacatagaggtaaacgAGAAACTAAAATTTGTTAAGAAGCCtttacaaattgaagatagaaagattaagAATCTTAAGCACAAGAGGTTAGTTCTGATTAACGTGAAGTGGGATTCGAAAAGAGGACCGTAATACACTTGAGAGCTAGAGTCAGAAATGAAACGAAAGTATCCTtacttattccagtaaatctcaaggacgagatttaaaacaagttggggaggatgtaacaaccctcagaAAGGTCCCATGACAACTCGTAATCGAAACTCCAAACGCGCACGACGAGAACAAGCAcgaaaaatcaaaaagaaaagatTTTTATGTTTCTCGCGGGCCGCGGCAGACCCTTAAGGGTCCTCCGCGGGGCGCGAGAGGTATGAAATTTGCCAGAGACACGTGTAGGCCACGTTTCACCCACGTGAAAAGCCTACCCCATGAGTTATGCCATCTATGCCATATCTAGACatcctcgcgggccgcgacaagaAAGCCCTGATCTATCGCGGGGAGCGAGAAACCTTAAATTCAACTATAAATAGAATGTTCACTGAGCATTCAACTTTGCTCAAATTCGTTTCTTTCTCTCTTGGTATACTAGTGTGATACTGCTATTATACCAAAGCTCTAAACCTATGCTCGTAATCAGCGTGCTAACTCGATTCACTGGTACGATACCCTGTCCGATCGATCTAAAACCAAACCAGCGGATGTTTAAGTGATGCCTTTGTCATCACGTTGTAGGTtggatctcgtgattatcgttaaagttgaattgagttaatacactaatacgttGTGTGCTTAATTAGGAAACCAAGAATTAAACAAGAAGGCTAgtactgaaaaccctaaatctgcaatgtgagtcattctcttttaacaaatgctttcaaaaccctaaatgttttctagttgtatttacagtgattaagtctttgtattctgaaattacagccggtatgtggggtattgtatacattacttgataagcTTTACTACTGGACAAAGGGTTAGAGaatagtaatatgaccacagtcaccgaaatggGCGAGTGACAAGTACCGTGGGTAATTGAAagatataaacaaatataaaaactcttaatactgtaattataacaatgtgtctttttgTAGAAATTGattgaactcaccagtatttttcgctgatcaaatatttttaaaacgtgtttcaggtgatttactgtgaagagAAGAAAAAGTGCTATGAAGCACTCAAGCTTAAATAAGTGGCTATGTAAAcctgaataaaacgtgttttgtaaTCAAGGGTTTATCCCATGGAAAATCCTTTATGTAAATACTGGTTTTATCCCATAACTTATGGAATGAAAATTTGGTGCTTtgaaaactctgatatttttcctgacACCCAGCCTGATAAGTTTTCCGCTACGATAATGTTAATAAACACCGGTAGCACTTGTATCTGCTCACGACTCCCGTCCAGGGTAGGGTCGGGGGTTGTGGCATATAATTATCCTAATAGTTACATATATAATATGTACAACCAACCAACCACCATCGGATTCATGGTCGGCGGCAAAAACATAGCTCTATCGTAAACCCTCTTCCACCCCTCAAAAGGACTCGATATTGGATCCTAATGAGTCGTCGAGTCACCTGCACATGAATTCCGACTGGAATTCGAAGAAAACCAACCCATATTTTAGATTATACGACGGGCACGTATATTGAAATCATAGATTAAATTCAAAATTAAGACAAATGTTGTACCGATCACGTGGAATGTAAACAAGATTACCGAGTATTGCCTCATCGTTGTCGGTAGAGCGCCTGTTCGTTTGGACGAAATTACTCCGGTGAGGTAAGAAGGCTGGAAGAAGGGTGGGGGATTGAAAATGAGCTTCTAAAACAAGCTTGGGGATTAATATGGAAGGGCGGTCTGAGTTTTAGGTGAATTTACCATTTTTGCCCTTTAAGTTATTAATTAAATAAAGGGATACTAATTGGAAAATATTAGGAGGGACGTTATTGAACGCAATCGACAACCACAAGGACTTAATTGTTGCGTTTTTTTCAAATAAGGGTTATTCCTGCGTTTTGATGTAAAACTCAGTGACGTAAATTGACATTTACTCAAGTTTTTAACATAATATCTTACAAAATAATGAATAAAGAAAGTTTTACACCTTCAAAGTCACATGATCTTGTACTTAGGTCCTTCCAAAGTTTCAAGGATTCTGATTCTTGTAATTTACATGTTGTCAAACACTACCAAAAAGAGAATTATTCTCATAATTGTCATTTGCCTTTATCTTTTCCTTACAAACCAATTCTTAATCATTAATCTTTTCAAACATTGAACATGACAATAAAGAAAAAGAAATCATTCTAGGCACAAATGGTTGATTACTATTTTTAGATATAAATACAAAAGATTTAAACAATAAATACCAAACAATATTAAGAATTTATGAAACCTCTACTTTAGCTCCAAAGAAATGATCAAACTAAACTAAATTATGGCCCCTTTCTATAACCATCAAAGGTGCCAAAATCTTCTAAAAGGGCACTTAAACAAGCACCCAAGTAGAAGTAAAAAGAATCCAAAGAAAAATATCCTACATAAACTATGGATTATAATCATCAAAAGCAACCAAAAAAGATGGGTTTTCACAAAGAAGATGCATCAAACATAACATCATTGAGCACATCATCCTCTCGACTCGCCATCGAGAAAAATTCGGCATCTTTATCTTCATCGTTTGAAAAATCCCGTCTCTCGAGCTTCGATTGGGCAGCAATGAATATCAACTTTTGCGCCTTATCCATCCCCGTTCTTGATTGAGCCCATCTACATATAGAGGAACTCCATTTGAACCCACATGAAGTGGCATGAAGAAAGATCAACCTCATTGCTACTTTCCTTAAATACTTGAAATCGGTTAAATGAGTTTCCCAAACCAGTCTGCTACTTTGTGGGTTAGCTATTTTCATTTGACCAGTTATGGGGTCTCTTTGTTTCAACTGGACTGCTTGTGCGTACATAGGGTCAAGCCCCTCGGTTCTCCATTTCATGAGTTCCATTAGCGCAATGTGAGCTTCTTCGCGTGATACAAGCCTTGTTATAAGCTGGTCAACGTCTTTTTCTTGTTCAGAAGTCAAGTACTTGAAAGGAGGCAAGTACTTCCCACTTGTATCCCGGATCATATAGAACGGATCGAGAATGAACGCAGCCGACCACGCAGGGTGATAGTTTCTCCTAAACCTATTATCAAACACCTTGTCTACATGATTCTCATTGATATGAAACTTCCCACACCATTCCTTGATCTTCACTCTGAGCTCCTCCCATAACGGCAAGCATTGCCCAATTCTCGGCTTTTCTTTCTCAATCTCTCGAGCCATTCCTTTGATAAATCCAACCAACGAATGAACCGCCTCTAACTCGCTCCAAAACTGAGACATCATCATCTCCTCAATCTCCTTCCCGGTTTGATCCTCCATCGACACCATCTTGCAACTCTCATCAAGAAAAACCAACTGCAATGCCCGTGCCGAGCTTAACACATCTTCCACCATCTGAAACACCGGCTCGAATTCACCACCACCATAAAACGGTACTTGCAGCAACGCAGCCCGACCGTATTCTTGCAATTGATACTTGAGGAAAAGATGTCTAATTTCCGACTTGCTATTCACAAAGTTTGCAACTTTAAAACAATTTTCAGTCACATTGTGAAATAATGGCAATTCTTTGCTAAAATCTTTAACCAACTTACTAACCCCTTGAAACTGACAAGATAGATTCACCATCCAATGATGTTGGTTTTCAAGATTCCTTAAAACTTTACTCCTGAACTTATCAGAAACAATCCCCACACATTGTTGCAAGTTGTTCCCACAAATGTCACAAATTGTTTCCCACAAAACATCCTCAGCATGCTTTGAAAAAACATATCCACTTGTAAACACCCCTCTTCTAAACACACTAGTCCCATTAGGCAAATTCACACACACATTCACCAAATTCTCAACTTCACCTGAATTATTATTCTTCTTTACTTTCCACCCATCTGATGATATTTGAAAAAACAACGCATCGCGAATTCGGGCTTCCGACTCGGCTTTTGCCTCTTTGTACTTGGACTCGAGTAGTTCGCCCGCGAGCTCCCGTCGGGTTACCGCGGGTAACCCGACTTGGTTTAAGAAACTCTTGAACTTTGGATGCtccaaacttgaaaaagaaaccAACCCACAATTCTCATACACCCAATTTGCCAACAATTCAAGTGATGAATCTATTTGGGCTTTGGTCAACGTTTGACCCGGTGAGGCTTTTGGGCTTTTAAGCTTCTTTATACTATCTTCTAACATAGCTAAAGCCCCTAAATCCTCTTTCCCACCTGACAACACCACATGTGGCTGTACTTGc encodes:
- the LOC110922743 gene encoding uncharacterized protein LOC110922743 → MSAVTNTNTPTTTQPPSPPATATITDLVAAPSPELTTDEMAVKAVHKRYEGLVMVRTKAIKGKGAWYWAHLEPSLIRHPDTGLPKAVKLRCSLCESLFSASNPSRTASEHLKRGTCPNFNSGSSPNPISVGMVDLGGSPTSSSSPVSGRKRSSGNRRGGGGGGGGGGFKVSDLETTYSVAPITMIEPPRFSVDVSYPTRPEPVHVFSPHHHHHHHQQQPQQQKQVQPHVVLSGGKEDLGALAMLEDSIKKLKSPKASPGQTLTKAQIDSSLELLANWVYENCGLVSFSSLEHPKFKSFLNQVGLPAVTRRELAGELLESKYKEAKAESEARIRDALFFQISSDGWKVKKNNNSGEVENLVNVCVNLPNGTSVFRRGVFTSGYVFSKHAEDVLWETICDICGNNLQQCVGIVSDKFRSKVLRNLENQHHWMVNLSCQFQGVSKLVKDFSKELPLFHNVTENCFKVANFVNSKSEIRHLFLKYQLQEYGRAALLQVPFYGGGEFEPVFQMVEDVLSSARALQLVFLDESCKMVSMEDQTGKEIEEMMMSQFWSELEAVHSLVGFIKGMAREIEKEKPRIGQCLPLWEELRVKIKEWCGKFHINENHVDKVFDNRFRRNYHPAWSAAFILDPFYMIRDTSGKYLPPFKYLTSEQEKDVDQLITRLVSREEAHIALMELMKWRTEGLDPMYAQAVQLKQRDPITGQMKIANPQSSRLVWETHLTDFKYLRKVAMRLIFLHATSCGFKWSSSICRWAQSRTGMDKAQKLIFIAAQSKLERRDFSNDEDKDAEFFSMASREDDVLNDVMFDASSL